The Streptomyces phaeolivaceus genome has a window encoding:
- a CDS encoding ABC transporter substrate-binding protein, with translation MSKKRPVAVALAGALCLVTTACADATGTAGAGGGDASAAAAGTGYPVTLDNCGDSEKFTEAPSRVVVMNGASVAEVSTLLALGLDDRIVANQQSYGMSEVEGRAAAIKKLPSGDVKLNDAYDIPRETMIGLRPDLVLSTTSYGFDEKNGFATREQLKDVAAHSYVSPQGCDQDTSRMTVADSYTLLRDMGKIFDKGDEAEKLIAASEKKIAGITAKAKGEEQPKVMVLFSNMAMGGNDFSSVVAKGVYNDILAKAGGTNAFENASKTSFADLSKEKVAATDVDALVVIGYNDPDPAAYAEKLLKEFPQWPAAKNKTYVALSDSMYLGPSNDLAVEKIAEMLHPDKV, from the coding sequence ATGTCGAAGAAACGGCCGGTCGCCGTCGCCCTGGCCGGCGCGCTCTGTCTGGTCACCACGGCCTGCGCCGACGCGACCGGGACAGCGGGCGCGGGCGGCGGCGACGCCTCGGCGGCAGCGGCGGGGACGGGCTATCCGGTGACCCTCGACAACTGCGGGGACTCCGAGAAGTTCACCGAGGCGCCGAGCCGGGTCGTCGTCATGAACGGCGCCTCGGTCGCCGAGGTCTCCACCCTGCTCGCCCTCGGCCTCGACGACAGGATCGTCGCCAACCAGCAGAGCTACGGCATGTCCGAGGTCGAGGGCCGGGCCGCGGCCATCAAGAAACTCCCCTCCGGTGACGTCAAGCTCAACGACGCCTACGACATCCCGCGCGAGACGATGATCGGACTGCGCCCCGATCTGGTGCTGTCCACGACCTCGTACGGCTTCGACGAGAAGAACGGCTTCGCCACCCGCGAGCAGCTGAAGGACGTGGCCGCCCACTCCTATGTCTCCCCGCAGGGCTGCGACCAGGACACCTCGAGGATGACCGTCGCGGACAGCTACACGCTGCTGCGGGACATGGGCAAGATCTTCGACAAGGGCGACGAGGCGGAGAAGCTGATCGCCGCCTCGGAGAAGAAGATCGCCGGCATCACCGCGAAGGCGAAGGGCGAGGAGCAGCCCAAGGTCATGGTCCTCTTCTCCAACATGGCCATGGGCGGCAACGACTTCAGCTCGGTCGTCGCCAAGGGCGTCTACAACGACATCCTCGCCAAGGCCGGCGGCACCAACGCCTTCGAGAACGCCTCGAAGACCTCCTTCGCCGACCTGAGCAAGGAGAAGGTGGCCGCCACCGACGTCGACGCGCTCGTCGTCATCGGTTACAACGACCCCGACCCGGCGGCCTACGCCGAGAAACTGCTGAAGGAGTTCCCCCAGTGGCCGGCCGCGAAGAACAAGACGTACGTGGCCCTGTCGGACTCGATGTACCTCGGCCCGAGCAACGACCTGGCCGTGGAGAAGATCGCCGAGATGCTGCACCCCGACAAGGTCTGA